Proteins encoded by one window of Vibrio panuliri:
- a CDS encoding aspartate aminotransferase family protein, with protein sequence MDKFTQQLLETDRQRVFHASTHLKQYAQGDLAGRIITHAHGIHIHDSLGNQLLDGFAGLYCVNIGYGRQEMAETIYEQAKKLAYYHTYVGHSNEALIQLSDRIIKMAPQGMSKVYYGMSGSDANETQLKLVWYYNNLLNRPEKKKIISRDRGYHGSSIASGSMTGLPLFHAHFDLPLERIKHTVAPYYYLRHDSEMTELEFSHYCAEQLETLILNEGPDTVAAMIAEPVLGTGGIVPPPAGYWRAIRQVLDKYDVLLIADEVVCGFGRIGSPFGSIYYDMQPDLITVAKGLTSAYQPLSGVIVGEKVWQALENGTDAWGPFGHGYTYSGHPLGAAAANCNLDIIERENLIEVAADTGQYLQSKMQQMFADHPIVGDSRGVGMLHALEFSANKQQRTPFDPNLKVGPQIAAACLDVGLIARAMPHGDILGFAPPLITTCEEIDVMVDKAHYAINKVMDKLVTNKQWYPRD encoded by the coding sequence ATGGATAAATTCACACAACAGTTATTAGAAACCGACCGCCAGCGCGTGTTTCATGCATCGACACATTTGAAGCAGTATGCTCAAGGCGACTTAGCAGGACGTATCATCACTCATGCCCACGGCATCCACATACATGACTCACTTGGCAATCAACTGTTGGATGGGTTTGCGGGCTTGTATTGCGTGAATATCGGTTATGGACGCCAAGAGATGGCTGAGACCATCTACGAACAAGCCAAGAAGCTCGCTTATTACCATACTTATGTGGGTCACAGTAACGAGGCTTTGATCCAGCTCTCTGATCGCATCATCAAAATGGCGCCTCAGGGAATGAGCAAAGTCTATTATGGTATGTCAGGCAGTGACGCTAATGAAACTCAACTCAAGTTGGTGTGGTATTACAATAATCTCCTCAACCGGCCTGAGAAGAAAAAGATCATCTCCCGTGATCGTGGCTACCATGGCTCCAGTATCGCATCTGGCTCAATGACTGGCTTACCCTTGTTTCATGCCCATTTCGACCTGCCATTGGAACGGATTAAGCACACCGTAGCCCCCTACTATTACCTTCGCCACGACAGTGAAATGACCGAGCTTGAGTTCAGTCACTATTGTGCCGAGCAACTAGAGACATTGATCCTTAATGAAGGGCCAGATACCGTGGCTGCCATGATAGCAGAGCCAGTACTTGGGACCGGAGGCATCGTTCCGCCCCCCGCCGGCTATTGGCGCGCGATTCGCCAAGTACTCGACAAATATGATGTGCTGTTGATTGCTGACGAAGTGGTGTGTGGCTTTGGTCGTATCGGTTCACCATTTGGTTCAATTTACTACGATATGCAGCCCGATCTTATCACCGTCGCCAAAGGGCTTACCTCAGCATATCAACCACTATCTGGCGTGATTGTCGGTGAAAAAGTATGGCAGGCACTCGAAAATGGCACCGATGCATGGGGACCTTTTGGTCATGGCTATACTTATTCGGGTCATCCACTTGGTGCGGCCGCGGCGAACTGTAATCTTGATATCATCGAACGTGAAAATTTGATTGAGGTTGCCGCTGACACAGGGCAATACTTGCAAAGCAAGATGCAACAAATGTTTGCTGACCACCCTATCGTAGGAGACTCTCGTGGTGTGGGGATGTTGCATGCACTCGAATTTTCGGCCAATAAACAGCAACGAACACCGTTTGACCCCAATTTGAAAGTAGGGCCACAGATTGCCGCAGCCTGTCTCGACGTTGGGTTAATCGCACGAGCTATGCCCCACGGCGACATTCTCGGCTTTGCTCCACCACTGATCACAACGTGTGAAGAGATTGATGTCATGGTCGACAAAGCACACTATGCCATCAATAAAGTGATGGATAAGTTGGTCACCAACAAGCAGTGGTACCCACGCGATTAG
- a CDS encoding prepilin-type N-terminal cleavage/methylation domain-containing protein, whose translation MKSIDQKGFTLIELVVVLIIVGIVAVVAAPRFMNLSTAARTASLDGVASAMESVINQVQAKSYIQGLVPEEKVPSGGNAQADYVIDFGIGSVEVDWGTLCPESEGEAADKLDMVDFLTLNLSSDMTFEYGNRHLVVGYDYPFESKDLDSAQLDTLPDGCYVIYDSFGRKNGSRCPAEGCVCTVRIVDTDC comes from the coding sequence ATGAAAAGTATTGATCAGAAAGGTTTTACTCTTATAGAGCTGGTTGTTGTGCTGATTATTGTTGGAATCGTCGCGGTTGTCGCCGCACCACGCTTTATGAACTTATCGACCGCGGCTAGAACGGCCTCTCTTGACGGTGTAGCAAGCGCGATGGAATCGGTAATAAATCAAGTTCAGGCTAAATCCTATATTCAAGGTTTGGTTCCCGAAGAAAAAGTGCCGTCAGGTGGTAATGCGCAAGCTGACTACGTTATCGACTTTGGCATTGGTTCGGTTGAAGTAGACTGGGGAACTTTGTGTCCTGAAAGTGAAGGTGAAGCTGCTGATAAGCTCGACATGGTGGACTTTTTAACCCTTAATTTGTCGAGTGATATGACGTTTGAATATGGAAATAGACACCTTGTTGTTGGCTATGATTATCCATTTGAATCAAAAGATTTAGATAGTGCGCAGCTTGATACATTACCGGATGGTTGCTACGTAATTTATGATTCTTTTGGGCGCAAAAACGGCTCAAGGTGTCCGGCTGAAGGGTGTGTCTGTACCGTGAGAATCGTCGATACCGATTGTTAA
- a CDS encoding cytochrome b — protein sequence MLNNKPLSWQTISLHWLTGLMFIGVFVLGLYMADLPRGPEKFELIGIHKSLGALILLVAIARIAWRLKEGAISPASPVAPWQDKLAKSVHGILMLATLLMPLSGIAMSVGGGRGVDIFGWQLIGQGDKIAWLQELGGAIHGFSVNIIIAVFVLHVVGALKHQVVDKDNTISRMLGRMS from the coding sequence ATGCTCAACAACAAACCCCTCTCTTGGCAAACTATTTCCCTGCATTGGCTAACCGGCTTGATGTTTATTGGCGTATTTGTGCTTGGCTTGTATATGGCCGATCTGCCACGAGGCCCAGAAAAATTTGAACTGATTGGTATACATAAATCACTTGGTGCATTGATATTGTTGGTTGCAATTGCTCGAATTGCATGGCGGCTAAAAGAGGGGGCGATTTCTCCAGCGTCTCCTGTCGCACCATGGCAAGATAAGTTGGCGAAATCCGTGCATGGGATTTTGATGTTAGCAACGTTATTAATGCCGTTGTCGGGTATCGCGATGAGTGTTGGCGGTGGGCGAGGTGTGGACATCTTTGGTTGGCAACTGATCGGTCAGGGTGACAAAATCGCGTGGTTGCAGGAGCTAGGCGGTGCGATTCACGGTTTTTCAGTCAACATCATCATTGCAGTCTTTGTGTTGCATGTTGTCGGTGCGCTTAAGCACCAGGTAGTGGATAAAGACAACACGATTTCTCGGATGCTAGGGCGAATGAGCTAG
- a CDS encoding peptide-methionine (S)-S-oxide reductase, which translates to MAEIYLAGGCLWGVQEFVRHLPGVTNTEAGRANGASNTTQSDYDGYAECVRIEFEPSIVSVEELVGYLFEIIDPYSLNKQGDDIGPKYRTGVYSLEAHHLVAAREYIEKREDRARIVVEVLPLTNYVKSDLEHQDRLTLHPNDYCHIPLDLLHKYRKPSKG; encoded by the coding sequence ATGGCAGAGATTTATCTTGCTGGTGGTTGTTTGTGGGGAGTGCAAGAGTTTGTTCGTCATTTACCGGGAGTGACCAATACTGAGGCTGGACGTGCGAATGGGGCCAGTAATACGACTCAAAGTGATTACGATGGCTATGCTGAGTGTGTACGAATTGAGTTTGAACCATCCATCGTTTCGGTAGAGGAGTTGGTCGGTTACTTATTTGAAATCATTGACCCATATAGCCTAAATAAACAGGGTGACGACATTGGGCCAAAATACCGAACGGGTGTTTATAGTTTAGAGGCGCATCATTTGGTCGCAGCAAGGGAGTATATTGAAAAGCGAGAAGATAGAGCGCGTATCGTCGTTGAAGTTTTGCCGCTGACTAACTATGTAAAAAGCGATCTTGAACATCAAGACCGCTTAACACTGCATCCTAATGACTATTGTCATATTCCACTTGATTTACTGCATAAATATCGTAAGCCATCCAAAGGCTAA